A genome region from Erigeron canadensis isolate Cc75 chromosome 3, C_canadensis_v1, whole genome shotgun sequence includes the following:
- the LOC122590945 gene encoding laccase-7-like, translating into MTRPWILVIILLSLTLSIADAGIVETSFHVKSLRVNRLCKRQVITAVNGSLPGPTLKVKEGDTVVVHVFNKSPYNLTIHWHGVFQRQTPWADGPHYITQCPIMPGNSYTYKFHITGQEGTLWWHAHVRWLRATVYGALLIRPTSGHKYPFPKPFREHTILLGEWWNANPMDVEDAALAAGVAPNISEAYTINGWPGDLYSCPSKKTYKLEVVQGKTYLLRIINAALTAQFFFKIANHNMTVVAVDAAYTAPYSTDVILIAPGQTTDVLLTTDISPGSYYMAARPYLSAVGVVQVNNSTTTAILSYKNISKSSPPLLPALPALNDTPTAYTFSSNLTALTTSWIWSPVPLKVDENMFITISLGLSPCRPNQICVGPFVGQQMSASMNNHSFVLPSTTSILQAHFHEISGIYTPDFPNQPPLIFDYTNASNSFNPSLLITPKSTSIKRVKFNSTVQIVFQNTALIGVEEHPMHLHGHNFYVLAQGFGNYDAVNDPKKFNLVNPQERNTIGVPVGGWAVIRFRANNPGAWMIHCHLDVHLSWGFATTLIVENGGTPETMVPPPPADLPKC; encoded by the exons GTAAAAAGTCTAAGGGTAAATCGGCTGTGCAAGAGACAAGTAATAACGGCAGTCAACGGAAGCCTTCCAGGACCAACATTGAAAGTCAAAGAGGGAGATACCGTTGTTGTTCATGTCTTCAACAAGTCTCCTTACAACCTCACCATTCACTG GCATGGGGTGTTCCAAAGACAAACACCATGGGCCGATGGGCCTCACTACATCACTCAATGCCCGATCATGCCCGGAAATAGCTACACTTATAAATTCCACATCACCGGGCAAGAGGGAACCCTTTGGTGGCATGCTCATGTTCGATGGCTCCGTGCAACTGTCTATGGTGCCCTTCTCATCCGCCCAACATCTGGTCACAAGTACCCTTTCCCCAAGCCCTTCCGAGAACACACAATCCTTCTGG GAGAATGGTGGAATGCTAACCCTATGGATGTCGAGGATGCTGCCTTAGCCGCAGGGGTGGCACCTAATATTTCCGAGGCCTATACCATCAACGGATGGCCCGGGGATTTATATTCTTGCCCTTCCAAAA AAACATACAAGTTAGAAGTTGTACAAGGAAAGACTTATTTGTTGCGAATAATCAACGCTGCACTCACCGCACAGTTTTTTTTCAAGATCGCCAACCACAACATGACTGTCGTTGCGGTGGACGCAGCCTACACGGCCCCCTACAGCACAGATGTCATTCTTATTGCTCCGGGTCAGACAACAGATGTCTTATTGACCACGGACATATCTCCAGGTTCCTACTACATGGCTGCGCGTCCCTACTTAAGTGCAGTAGGTGTAGTCCAAGTTAACAACAGCACCACCACCGCAATCCTTTCGTATAAAAACATTAGTAAATCATCACCACCACTCCTCCCTGCCCTGCCAGCCTTGAACGACACCCCGACTGCCTATACGTTTTCAAGTAATCTAACAGCACTTACCACGAGCTGGATTTGGTCGCCTGTACCACTTAAAGTGGATGAAAACATGTTTATTACCATCAGTCTTGGGTTATCACCTTGTAGACCAAACCAAATATGTGTTGGACCTTTTGTTGGGCAACAAATGTCGGCCAGCATGAACAACCACTCGTTCGTTTTACCATCCACAACGTCGATCTTACAAGCTCATTTCCACGAAATTAGTGGGATATATACTCCGGATTTCCCTAACCAACCTCCCCTGATATTTGACTACACCAATGCCAGCAATAGTTTCAATCCATCACTACTTATAACACCCAAATCGACGAGCATTAAGAGGGTAAAGTTTAATTCAACGGTGCAGATTGTGTTTCAGAACACAGCATTAATCGGGGTTGAAGAGCATCCGATGCACTTGCATGGACATAACTTTTATGTTTTGGCTCAAGGATTTGGAAATTATGATGCGGTTAATGACCCGAAAAAGTTCAACCTTGTGAACCCACAAGAACGTAACACTATTGGCGTGCCTGTTGGTGGTTGGGCCGTCATCAGATTCCGAGCAAATAATCCAG GTGCATGGATGATCCATTGTCATCTAGACGTACATTTGTCATGGGGTTTTGCCACAACTCTCATAGTCGAAAACGGAGGGACACCAGAAACAATGGTGCCGCCACCACCAGCAGATTTACCCAAGTGCTAG